Proteins encoded in a region of the Teredinibacter purpureus genome:
- a CDS encoding metal ABC transporter solute-binding protein, Zn/Mn family has protein sequence MNLRTFRLNRYVLQVTFIFLCGMPLVMAKGVQATIPDVPITLLASIRPLALIANDFVMLAKLNDRVKVEVLLQAGASPHHFALKVTDIKRIQEADTVIWSAPTLEHFLIKALREHRKNSSDLQLSSFSRIPFQEDDEGRHSHQHDHTDADAHLWLDPANVDALIAALSLSLQRVFPNGHKAIIEAEVEYRTVLESLERSLQQRMTAANALKGGIAVYHDSLGAFVNRFHVHQVAALTAVPEEQMGLRSLLAHKQGLKPSCLLADKGELGMAQRFAATLEWPLVAFDLLAQNEEVNTYPAYMNAIAASIEQCLKSR, from the coding sequence GTGAACTTACGAACGTTTAGATTGAACCGGTATGTCTTACAAGTGACTTTTATCTTTTTGTGTGGCATGCCCCTTGTCATGGCGAAGGGCGTGCAGGCGACAATACCGGACGTGCCTATAACGTTACTTGCCAGTATTCGCCCGCTGGCATTGATAGCGAATGACTTTGTGATGCTGGCAAAACTAAACGACCGCGTGAAGGTAGAGGTGCTATTACAAGCGGGCGCTTCTCCGCATCATTTCGCGTTAAAAGTTACGGATATCAAGCGTATCCAAGAGGCTGATACCGTTATTTGGTCGGCTCCAACGTTAGAGCATTTCCTGATTAAAGCGTTAAGAGAGCATCGTAAAAATAGCTCGGACCTACAGTTGAGCAGTTTTAGCAGGATTCCGTTTCAAGAGGACGATGAGGGCCGCCACAGCCATCAGCATGATCATACTGATGCTGATGCACACTTATGGTTAGATCCTGCCAATGTCGATGCTTTGATTGCAGCACTTAGCTTATCTTTGCAGCGCGTTTTTCCGAATGGGCATAAGGCGATTATAGAAGCTGAAGTAGAGTATCGCACGGTGCTGGAGTCACTGGAGAGAAGCCTTCAGCAACGCATGACGGCGGCGAATGCACTGAAAGGCGGAATTGCTGTGTATCACGATAGCCTGGGCGCCTTTGTGAATCGTTTTCACGTTCATCAGGTGGCCGCTTTAACCGCGGTGCCCGAGGAGCAAATGGGATTGCGTTCACTACTCGCGCATAAACAGGGGCTTAAGCCTAGCTGCTTACTGGCAGACAAAGGTGAGCTAGGAATGGCTCAAAGATTTGCGGCAACACTGGAATGGCCATTGGTGGCGTTCGATTTACTGGCTCAAAATGAAGAAGTAAACACTTACCCAGCGTACATGAATGCCATTGCAGCTTCGATTGAGCAGTGCTTGAAAAGCAGATAA
- a CDS encoding OmpA family protein, with amino-acid sequence MTIIHTPNRLLMAISAVAVLVGSTAANSDTEYEVGAGINYFMFEDDFNVADDVGFRGYGGLRFDEHWGLELVWDKLATETDPTDLGFDLSQYYLSGLYHFNQTETLQPYLSLGWGQGDFEVSDVGYSATTTSTNIGAGLKWFVNEHWVVRPSINYFMNTEIDEDFTTLGLTLAYVWGGGSTPAPAPVRAKAPADTDGDGVVDTSDRCTATPAGVRVNAQGCPLDSDGDGVFDHLDNCPDTGSRLKVDVKGCPMQLSETVAIDLKVNFDSNSDVVKAEYFAEIQRVADFLAQYEGTSVVIEGHTDTSGAATYNKALSQRRANAVAAVLVNRMNVPAGRVSAKGYGEERPIADESTRAGREANRRVVAKVAAVAKSMELK; translated from the coding sequence ATGACCATTATTCATACTCCCAATAGGCTCCTAATGGCGATATCTGCCGTAGCGGTATTAGTGGGTTCTACAGCAGCAAACAGTGATACTGAGTACGAGGTGGGTGCTGGTATTAACTATTTTATGTTTGAAGACGACTTTAATGTGGCAGACGATGTGGGCTTCCGGGGTTATGGTGGCCTGCGCTTTGATGAGCATTGGGGATTGGAATTGGTATGGGATAAGCTAGCGACAGAAACGGACCCTACTGATTTAGGCTTTGACTTAAGCCAGTACTACCTTAGTGGCTTGTATCATTTTAATCAGACCGAAACACTGCAGCCTTACCTTTCATTAGGGTGGGGCCAAGGTGATTTTGAGGTTAGCGATGTTGGTTATAGTGCGACCACTACCTCTACAAATATAGGTGCGGGCCTAAAATGGTTTGTCAATGAACATTGGGTGGTGCGGCCATCGATCAACTATTTTATGAACACTGAAATTGACGAAGATTTTACGACATTAGGTCTAACCCTAGCGTACGTCTGGGGAGGAGGTTCGACTCCTGCACCGGCTCCGGTAAGAGCAAAAGCGCCGGCCGATACCGACGGAGATGGTGTTGTTGATACGTCTGATCGCTGTACTGCGACACCTGCCGGTGTGCGGGTGAATGCACAAGGTTGCCCGCTAGATAGTGACGGTGATGGCGTGTTCGATCATCTCGACAACTGCCCCGATACCGGTAGTCGATTAAAGGTCGATGTAAAGGGTTGTCCAATGCAGCTTAGTGAAACCGTGGCCATTGATCTTAAGGTGAATTTCGACTCGAATAGCGATGTCGTTAAAGCGGAATATTTTGCTGAAATTCAGCGCGTCGCAGATTTTCTCGCGCAGTACGAAGGTACTAGTGTGGTAATTGAAGGACATACGGACACCAGTGGAGCGGCCACCTATAATAAGGCGCTCTCGCAGCGACGAGCGAATGCGGTTGCGGCTGTGCTGGTCAATCGCATGAACGTACCAGCAGGCAGAGTCAGTGCAAAGGGTTACGGCGAAGAGCGTCCCATAGCTGACGAGTCGACACGCGCTGGTCGTGAGGCGAATCGTCGCGTTGTTGCCAAAGTGGCTGCTGTAGCGAAAAGTATGGAGCTAAAATAA
- the polA gene encoding DNA polymerase I yields MTTKPLLLVDGSSYLYRAFHAMYKADLRNAEGFPTGAIRGVVAMLKRLEKDYPESPIAVIFDAKGKTFRDEIYSEYKANRPPMPDDLRLQVEPLHAIIRAMGLPLIIIDGVEADDVIGTLAREATEKGLPVVVSTGDKDMAQLVNEHVTLVNTMTETVMDIAGVTEKFGIPPNLIIDYLALMGDKVDNIPGVPGVGEKTALALLQGLGGIDDIYSHLDDIASLSFRGAKTMAVKLEANKDAAYLSYKLATIKTDVALEQPIEALTPTEIDGETLTKWFTELEFKGWINDINRGSHSPVAPAAVEPAIETTYETVLTESRFNEWLMLLSGSTLFAFDTETTSLNYMEAEIVGVSFAIEAGKAAYVPVAHDYLGAPDQLTREQVLHSLKPLLENSELKKVGQNLKYDSSVLANYDIHMKGIAFDTMLESYVFNSTSNRHDMDTLAMTYLNHGTIHFEDVAGKGAKQLTFNQIPLEEAGPYAAEDADITLRLHNKIWPQLEKESGLQHVFNDIEIPLVPILSKVERNGALIDIMALGQQSHEHGQTMEKLQREAFELAGEEFNLSSPKQLGAILFEKLNLPVLKKTPKGAPSTAEEVLQELALDYPLPKLLMEYRGLAKLKSTYTDKLPIMVNPRTGRVHTSYHQAVTATGRLSSSDPNLQNIPIRTEAGRRIRQAFIAPTGYKILAADYSQIELRIMAHLSEDKGLQDAFAKGLDVHKATAAEVFGVSLEDVTVEQRRSAKAINFGLIYGMSAFGLAKQLHIGRYDAQQYIDTYFERYPGVATYMDSIRSSASEKGYVETLLGRRLYLPEINASNGQRRQAAERTAINAPMQGTAADIIKRAMIDVDAWLEKENIDAQMIMQVHDELVLEVKEEVVTEVSEMLCKIMAEAVELSVPLLVEAGIGNNWDEAH; encoded by the coding sequence ATGACTACCAAGCCCCTGCTATTGGTTGATGGCTCCTCGTACCTTTACCGTGCATTCCATGCCATGTACAAAGCGGATTTGCGCAACGCAGAAGGTTTTCCTACGGGGGCCATTCGCGGCGTAGTCGCCATGTTAAAACGCTTAGAAAAAGATTACCCCGAGAGCCCAATAGCGGTAATTTTTGATGCGAAAGGTAAAACCTTTCGCGACGAGATATACAGTGAATACAAAGCGAATAGGCCGCCTATGCCGGATGACCTGCGTCTGCAGGTAGAGCCTTTGCATGCCATCATTCGGGCAATGGGTTTGCCGTTAATCATTATTGATGGTGTAGAGGCCGATGATGTTATTGGCACGCTCGCACGCGAAGCCACAGAAAAGGGCTTGCCTGTAGTCGTCTCGACGGGCGATAAAGATATGGCTCAACTAGTCAATGAGCATGTGACGTTGGTTAATACAATGACGGAAACGGTGATGGATATTGCCGGTGTTACGGAAAAGTTTGGCATTCCGCCGAACCTCATTATCGATTACTTAGCCTTGATGGGCGATAAAGTCGACAATATTCCAGGTGTGCCGGGCGTTGGCGAAAAAACCGCATTAGCTTTATTGCAGGGTTTGGGCGGAATTGATGATATCTATAGTCACCTGGACGACATTGCGAGCTTGAGTTTTCGTGGCGCAAAAACCATGGCCGTAAAATTGGAGGCTAACAAGGACGCAGCGTACCTATCGTATAAACTTGCGACCATTAAAACAGATGTTGCACTAGAACAACCTATTGAAGCGCTGACGCCTACTGAAATTGATGGCGAGACACTGACAAAATGGTTTACGGAATTAGAATTTAAGGGTTGGATTAACGATATTAATCGTGGCAGTCATTCGCCGGTGGCTCCAGCGGCAGTAGAACCCGCTATTGAAACCACCTATGAGACAGTTCTTACGGAGTCGCGCTTTAATGAATGGCTTATGCTGTTAAGCGGCTCTACATTGTTTGCCTTCGATACCGAAACCACCAGCCTTAATTACATGGAGGCAGAGATCGTAGGGGTTAGCTTTGCCATAGAAGCGGGCAAAGCTGCCTACGTGCCCGTGGCGCATGATTATCTCGGCGCCCCAGACCAGTTAACCCGTGAACAGGTATTACATTCGCTCAAGCCGTTACTTGAAAATAGCGAGCTTAAAAAAGTAGGGCAAAATCTCAAATACGATTCGAGTGTGTTGGCGAACTACGATATTCACATGAAAGGAATTGCCTTCGATACTATGTTGGAATCCTATGTGTTTAATAGCACGTCCAATCGCCACGATATGGACACATTGGCAATGACGTATTTGAATCATGGCACCATTCATTTTGAAGATGTCGCAGGCAAAGGTGCAAAACAATTAACCTTCAACCAAATACCATTGGAAGAGGCCGGCCCTTACGCCGCTGAGGATGCTGATATAACATTGCGGTTGCATAATAAAATTTGGCCACAATTAGAAAAAGAATCTGGTTTGCAGCATGTATTTAACGATATCGAAATTCCGCTGGTGCCGATTTTATCGAAAGTAGAACGTAATGGAGCACTTATCGACATAATGGCCTTGGGCCAGCAAAGTCATGAGCATGGACAGACCATGGAAAAGCTTCAGCGCGAAGCCTTTGAATTAGCAGGAGAAGAATTTAATTTAAGTTCTCCTAAACAGCTCGGCGCAATTTTATTTGAAAAATTGAATCTGCCCGTGTTGAAAAAAACGCCAAAAGGCGCCCCTTCAACAGCGGAAGAAGTGTTACAAGAATTGGCGTTGGATTACCCGCTGCCCAAATTACTTATGGAGTACCGTGGGCTCGCCAAATTAAAAAGTACCTACACCGATAAGCTACCGATAATGGTAAACCCACGTACCGGTCGGGTGCATACGTCTTACCATCAAGCGGTCACGGCAACCGGGCGACTATCCTCTAGCGATCCTAACTTACAAAATATTCCTATTCGTACGGAAGCGGGCCGACGTATTCGCCAAGCATTTATCGCGCCTACAGGTTATAAAATTCTGGCTGCGGATTATTCGCAAATCGAGCTGCGGATTATGGCGCATTTATCGGAGGACAAAGGTTTACAGGATGCCTTTGCAAAAGGCTTAGATGTGCATAAAGCCACAGCTGCAGAAGTGTTTGGTGTGTCATTAGAGGACGTAACCGTTGAGCAGCGCAGAAGCGCTAAAGCGATTAATTTTGGTTTAATTTATGGCATGAGTGCGTTCGGTTTGGCAAAACAATTGCACATTGGCCGCTACGATGCGCAGCAATATATTGATACGTATTTTGAACGCTATCCCGGTGTTGCCACTTATATGGACAGTATACGCAGCAGCGCTTCTGAAAAAGGTTATGTTGAAACCTTATTAGGCAGACGGCTATATTTGCCGGAAATTAATGCGAGTAATGGTCAGCGGCGGCAAGCGGCTGAACGCACAGCAATTAATGCACCTATGCAAGGCACGGCAGCTGACATTATTAAGCGTGCGATGATTGATGTGGACGCGTGGCTGGAAAAAGAGAATATAGACGCCCAGATGATAATGCAGGTGCATGACGAATTAGTATTAGAGGTTAAAGAGGAAGTTGTAACGGAAGTATCAGAAATGCTGTGCAAAATTATGGCCGAAGCGGTCGAACTGTCGGTACCGCTATTGGTAGAAGCGGGAATCGGGAATAATTGGGATGAGGCTCACTAA
- a CDS encoding cold-shock protein: MSDVVTGTVKWFNESKGFGFIEQESGPDVFAHFSAISGSGFKTLAEGQKVQFTVTSGQKGPQAENIVVV, translated from the coding sequence ATGTCTGACGTCGTTACCGGAACCGTTAAGTGGTTCAACGAATCAAAAGGTTTTGGTTTTATTGAGCAAGAGTCTGGCCCTGATGTGTTCGCTCACTTCAGTGCTATTTCTGGTTCGGGTTTCAAAACCCTCGCTGAAGGCCAAAAAGTACAGTTTACTGTTACTAGCGGTCAGAAAGGCCCACAAGCAGAGAATATCGTTGTTGTATAA
- a CDS encoding beta-propeller domain-containing protein, with protein MKYWLILIMSGLLCACGGSNTQTLPTDPDPNITVVPYQNLFVPPPSAEVLHYANGERLERLLKNGARMGVSGSRQFTEDLAVQSSANAVENALSVAQPSLTNFSETNVQVSGVAEADYVKYDGHYLYVHAWPENQMDGDGEHRIRVLQTEPERASAVEVSHIPLPQAGSYEQVELYLQQGAAAEALVVLSSGGVVDFASIDAFPPNDYLATNHSFNVDVYDLGNPAMPTYGWGVEIDGQVHTSRKMGNTLYVVSSYRPHNGVLGRTLLESPDEDTTEAALADISVESLIPTYSINGEEPQMLHDSGACLVGNEQSSNAGYSNLHYVIAIDLTASALADVVCIASPVTGVYSSTDAIYLSASVYDRNWVESFTVLHKLNVGESGVTYSATGAVPGHLGWSSPSFRMDENEGFLRVLSSAQNESGEPDHRLWVLEQHESEQTLEIVAQLPNDGLPAPIGHPGEEVFAVRFFGEQAYIVTFRRTDPLYVLDLSNPLEPIIAGAVELPGFSTYLHPFSEGYMFGFGREADENGREQGLKAALFDVRQLDNPQVVSEIVLGGNASWSDALYDHRAFNFLRTEDGNVRITFPATLASTDNGADPNLEVLTVANDYTRALVLLEIDGLAGESPEMHVHGTVQKPDVDEREWFNYSVFGRGILHGDAIFYVEAPDVWGARWSNLNTISGPH; from the coding sequence ATGAAATATTGGCTTATCCTAATAATGTCAGGTTTACTTTGCGCCTGTGGCGGGAGCAATACTCAAACACTGCCAACCGATCCAGATCCTAATATTACTGTCGTACCGTATCAGAATTTATTTGTTCCTCCCCCCTCCGCAGAAGTACTCCATTATGCCAACGGTGAACGCTTAGAGCGGTTGTTAAAAAATGGCGCCAGAATGGGTGTCTCCGGTTCACGACAATTTACCGAGGACCTTGCCGTACAATCATCAGCCAACGCGGTTGAGAATGCGCTCTCTGTTGCACAGCCAAGTTTAACGAATTTTTCAGAAACGAATGTACAAGTGAGCGGTGTAGCAGAAGCCGATTATGTAAAATACGACGGCCACTATTTATACGTACATGCATGGCCGGAAAACCAGATGGATGGTGACGGAGAGCACCGAATACGTGTGCTGCAAACGGAACCCGAACGTGCGAGTGCGGTTGAAGTGAGTCATATTCCGTTACCACAAGCGGGTTCTTATGAGCAGGTCGAACTCTATCTCCAACAGGGCGCGGCGGCGGAGGCTTTGGTTGTGTTAAGTAGTGGCGGTGTTGTTGATTTTGCATCAATTGACGCCTTCCCCCCGAACGATTATCTCGCTACTAATCACAGTTTCAATGTTGATGTGTACGACCTAGGCAACCCTGCTATGCCAACTTATGGGTGGGGTGTCGAGATAGACGGCCAGGTGCATACCAGTCGTAAAATGGGTAATACACTGTATGTGGTGAGCAGTTATAGGCCTCATAACGGGGTGTTAGGCCGAACGCTGTTAGAATCGCCTGATGAAGACACAACAGAAGCCGCTTTGGCGGACATAAGCGTTGAATCCCTCATTCCTACCTATAGCATTAATGGCGAAGAGCCTCAAATGCTCCACGATTCGGGCGCTTGTTTGGTGGGCAATGAACAAAGTAGTAATGCTGGTTATTCGAACCTTCACTACGTGATAGCGATTGACCTAACCGCTAGCGCCCTAGCGGACGTCGTTTGTATTGCGAGCCCAGTAACGGGTGTCTACAGTTCGACAGACGCCATTTATTTAAGTGCATCGGTGTACGATAGGAATTGGGTGGAGAGCTTTACCGTTTTGCATAAATTAAATGTGGGCGAAAGCGGCGTAACCTACAGTGCAACGGGCGCAGTTCCGGGGCATTTAGGCTGGAGTAGCCCGTCGTTTAGAATGGATGAAAATGAAGGGTTCCTACGCGTACTGTCTAGCGCTCAGAATGAGAGTGGTGAACCCGATCACCGTCTTTGGGTGCTTGAGCAGCACGAATCTGAACAAACCCTTGAGATCGTGGCGCAGCTGCCAAATGACGGGTTACCGGCACCTATAGGACACCCTGGAGAGGAGGTGTTTGCCGTGCGATTTTTTGGCGAACAAGCCTACATCGTAACGTTTCGTCGTACAGATCCTCTATATGTATTGGACCTCTCTAACCCCCTTGAACCCATAATAGCTGGAGCCGTAGAGCTACCGGGTTTCTCCACCTACCTGCATCCTTTCTCAGAAGGGTATATGTTTGGCTTTGGTCGAGAGGCCGATGAAAACGGTCGGGAGCAGGGGTTGAAAGCGGCCCTCTTTGATGTGCGGCAATTGGACAACCCTCAAGTAGTGTCCGAAATTGTATTGGGCGGAAATGCATCGTGGAGTGATGCGCTTTACGATCATCGAGCGTTCAACTTTCTGCGAACAGAAGATGGCAATGTGCGCATAACCTTTCCCGCTACACTGGCGTCTACAGACAATGGGGCTGATCCAAACCTAGAGGTGTTGACGGTTGCAAATGATTACACGCGGGCATTGGTGCTGCTTGAAATAGACGGTCTCGCCGGCGAATCGCCAGAAATGCACGTACACGGTACCGTTCAAAAACCGGATGTTGATGAACGTGAGTGGTTCAATTACAGCGTGTTCGGGCGTGGTATTTTGCATGGAGATGCGATTTTCTATGTAGAAGCACCCGACGTATGGGGGGCGCGTTGGTCAAACCTTAATACTATCTCGGGCCCTCATTAA
- a CDS encoding MATE family efflux transporter: MIISNISAPLMGIADTAMLGHLDSALYLGAVAIGSNILALLLWMFAFLRMGTTGFVGRAVGAGDSVELMHQLGQTIALALLCGLFMILTQWITIPLVIHLMNPPPEMAELASRYCHIRITAAPAAFLTFVIIGLLIGLQNARLPLVITVVANGLNVALDYLFIVVYNWNSEGAAYASLIAEILGAILAVWLGFRALHHHFGAALRWPPFAHLFNVSRWALLMRLNGDLFVRTALLLLVFNFFIAQSAQLGPTLLAANAILIQLVLFQSFGLDGYAHAAEAMGAKALGSGSQSNFMKACAASVSAGAALAFCIVFFFTACKATIITLFTDIEPVAQAVSVHFYWLLLFPVVSIWTYILDGIFIGAGKTRIMLKTMCISVFFGFLPLWWLSTTWGNHGLWMSFVIFNAIRGATLGRAFYTLTARHKWF; encoded by the coding sequence ATGATAATCAGTAATATTTCAGCCCCGTTGATGGGTATAGCTGATACGGCGATGCTCGGCCACCTCGATAGCGCTCTTTACCTTGGAGCAGTAGCGATTGGGTCGAACATTCTGGCTTTGCTGCTTTGGATGTTCGCCTTTTTACGTATGGGTACTACCGGTTTTGTGGGCCGAGCCGTTGGCGCTGGTGACAGCGTTGAATTAATGCACCAACTGGGGCAAACAATTGCACTTGCGCTACTTTGTGGCCTTTTTATGATACTTACTCAGTGGATCACTATACCGCTGGTGATACACCTAATGAACCCGCCACCTGAGATGGCGGAATTGGCCAGTCGATATTGCCACATCCGTATAACAGCAGCCCCAGCAGCCTTTCTTACTTTTGTCATTATTGGGCTGTTAATCGGTTTGCAAAATGCCCGCCTTCCACTGGTGATTACCGTGGTTGCAAACGGGCTAAACGTTGCGCTCGATTATCTTTTTATCGTGGTTTATAACTGGAATAGCGAAGGCGCGGCCTACGCTAGCTTGATCGCGGAAATATTAGGCGCTATTTTGGCAGTTTGGCTGGGCTTTCGGGCTTTACACCATCACTTTGGTGCGGCACTGCGTTGGCCACCATTCGCCCATCTCTTCAATGTCAGTCGTTGGGCGTTATTAATGCGGCTTAACGGTGACCTTTTCGTTCGCACCGCATTGCTGCTTTTAGTATTCAATTTTTTCATTGCCCAGAGCGCTCAGCTTGGCCCAACGCTGCTCGCCGCCAACGCTATCCTCATACAGTTGGTACTTTTTCAATCCTTTGGCCTGGACGGATACGCCCACGCAGCGGAAGCAATGGGCGCTAAAGCACTTGGCAGCGGCAGCCAGTCCAATTTCATGAAGGCCTGTGCCGCCAGTGTTTCAGCCGGTGCGGCCTTAGCCTTTTGTATCGTGTTTTTTTTCACTGCATGCAAAGCCACAATCATTACACTGTTTACCGATATTGAGCCCGTCGCCCAGGCCGTAAGCGTGCATTTTTATTGGTTACTGCTGTTTCCCGTTGTAAGTATTTGGACCTATATTCTCGACGGAATTTTTATTGGGGCAGGCAAAACTCGCATCATGCTTAAAACAATGTGTATTTCGGTATTTTTCGGTTTTTTACCGCTTTGGTGGCTATCGACCACTTGGGGGAACCACGGATTGTGGATGAGTTTCGTTATATTTAACGCGATCCGAGGAGCAACATTGGGTAGAGCCTTCTATACTCTGACTGCGAGGCATAAATGGTTTTAG
- the coxB gene encoding cytochrome c oxidase subunit II, which translates to MLSFSQRSLALLLAFVAAVLPTAVGASEWQLNMTEGVTSVSQEVYGLHMTIFWWCVAIGVVVFGVMFYSMFAHRKSRGAKASNFHESTTLEIIWTVIPFIILVIMAFPATSTLKKIYDTDNADVDVLITGYQWKWKYEYLGQDVSFFSNLKKDSVDQIRNGEAKTANYLLEVDEPMLIPVGKKVRFLVTAADVIHSWWVPDLAVKRDAIPGYVNEAWTLVDKPGVYRGQCAELCGKDHGFMPIEVHAVPQAEYDAWLAKKRKAALAIAEAAKQTLTFDELYAQGEVVYNERCAACHQVQGEGVPGLFPAIAGSTVAMGELSGHLDVVLNGVSGTAMQAFAEQLTPVESAAVITFQRNAFGNNMGDTVQPIDVVNFKQGQ; encoded by the coding sequence ATGTTAAGTTTTTCCCAGCGGTCGCTCGCTCTGCTATTGGCTTTCGTTGCTGCGGTATTACCTACTGCAGTTGGTGCTAGCGAATGGCAGCTCAATATGACCGAAGGCGTTACCTCTGTCAGTCAGGAAGTTTACGGCCTGCACATGACGATTTTTTGGTGGTGCGTCGCCATTGGTGTTGTAGTGTTTGGAGTAATGTTCTACTCCATGTTTGCACACCGTAAGTCCCGCGGCGCTAAAGCCTCGAATTTCCACGAGAGTACAACGTTGGAAATTATTTGGACGGTTATCCCCTTCATTATACTTGTGATTATGGCTTTTCCTGCCACAAGTACCCTGAAGAAAATTTACGATACCGATAATGCTGATGTCGACGTGTTGATAACGGGTTATCAGTGGAAGTGGAAATACGAATATCTTGGCCAAGATGTTAGCTTTTTCTCCAATCTGAAGAAAGACTCTGTCGACCAAATTCGTAATGGCGAAGCCAAGACGGCAAACTACTTGCTGGAAGTGGATGAGCCCATGCTTATTCCTGTTGGCAAAAAGGTCCGTTTTCTTGTGACGGCCGCGGATGTTATCCACAGTTGGTGGGTGCCCGATTTGGCGGTTAAGCGTGATGCGATTCCTGGTTATGTTAACGAAGCGTGGACACTTGTAGATAAGCCCGGTGTATACCGTGGCCAATGTGCAGAACTCTGCGGTAAAGATCACGGTTTTATGCCAATTGAAGTCCATGCGGTTCCGCAAGCGGAATACGATGCGTGGTTGGCCAAAAAGCGTAAAGCTGCATTAGCGATAGCTGAAGCAGCCAAGCAAACACTGACCTTTGATGAGCTTTACGCTCAAGGTGAAGTCGTTTACAACGAACGTTGTGCGGCATGTCACCAAGTTCAAGGTGAAGGTGTTCCTGGTTTATTCCCCGCTATAGCAGGCAGTACTGTTGCAATGGGCGAATTGAGTGGGCACTTAGATGTCGTACTTAACGGTGTTTCGGGTACAGCGATGCAAGCTTTTGCAGAGCAACTTACACCCGTTGAATCTGCGGCGGTTATTACTTTCCAGCGTAACGCTTTTGGCAACAATATGGGCGATACTGTCCAGCCAATAGACGTTGTGAATTTCAAGCAAGGCCAATAA